CCGTTTTCCTGCGTTGGTCTCGACCTCCGAACTCGGGCTCGAGCCCGACACTCGCGGCAAGGTCCGCGAACTCTTCGAACTCGACGATCACCTCCTGATCGTGACCACCGATCGCATCAGCGCGTTCGACGTGGTCATGGACCAGCCCGTGCCCGGTCGCGGTGCGTTGCTCACGCAGATGACGCTCGCCTGGTACGCGCTGCTCGGTGAAGAACTCCACCATCATCTGGTCCACGCCGACGCGGCGTCGCTTCCCGCACCCTTCGCCACCCACGCCGAGCGGCTCGAAGGGCGGGTCATGTTCGTGCGCCGCGCCGAGCGCTACGACATCGAAGCAGTGGTGCGGGGGTATCTGGCGGGCAGTGGTTTCGTCGACTACCAGGAGACGGGACGCGTGTGCGGGCACGATCTCCCGGCCGGGCTGGTGCGCTGCGAACGTCTCCCCGAACCGATCTTCACGCCGGCCACGAAGGCCGACGAAGGCCACGACGAGAACATCGGCGAGGACCGTGCCGCCGACATCGTCGGCCACGACGCCATGCTGGCGATCAAGCAGGAGAGCCTGTCGATCTACGAGACCGCACGGGCCTACGCCGCATCGCGGGGGATCATCATCGCCGACACGAAGTTCGAGTTCGGCACCATCGACGGCCAGCTCACCCTGATCGACGAGCTGCTCACGCCCGACAGCAGCCGCTACTGGGACGCCGAGCAGTACGAGGCCGGTCGCGAGCAGGACAGCATGGACAAGCAGATCCTACGCAATCATCTCCTGACCCTCGACTGGGATCGGACCCCGCCGCCGCCGCGGCTCGATCCCTCGATCCTCGAGCGTGTGGCTGCGGGCTACGCGCGGATCTTCCGGCGGCTCTTCCCCGAACGTGCCGAGGAGCTCGGACTGTGAGCGAACGGAAACGACGCGCGATCCTCAGCGTGACCGACAAGTCGGGACTGGTGGACTTCGGTCGCGCGCTGCGGGAACGGAACTTCGAACTGCTGGCCAGCGGGGGGACCGCGCGGGTGCTGCGTGAAGCCGGTGTCGACGTGATCGAGATCGCCGAGGTGACCGGTCAGGAAGAGATCCTGGGCGGTCGGGTGAAGACGCTGCATCCGGCGATCCACGCCGGGATCCTGGCACCGAAGACGGACGACCTCGAGGGCACGGGGTTCGAAGCCGTGGACCTCGTCGTCGTGAATCTCTACGACTTCGAAGGCGCGATGGAGCGCACGACCGACGATGCCGAGCGGGTCGAGAGCATCGACATCGGCGGGCCGAGTCTGCTCCGCGCGGCGGCGAAGAACTTCGCCCGGGTCACGGTCCTGTGCGAGCCGACGCAGTACCAGGACTTCCTGCGCGCCTTCGACGCGGGCGAGGGCGAAGCCGATGCCGACTTCCGCCGGACCTGCGCGGGGCGCGTGTTCACCGCGACCGCACACTACGACGAGCGGATCGCGCGCGGTCTCTTCGACGACGGGCACACGCTGCGCTACGGAGAGAACCCCCACCAGGCCGCGACCTGGCGCGTGGACGGCGGTGGTGGCATCGAAGAGCTGGGCCTGCGTCCGAACGGGGGCAAGGAGCTCAGTTACAACAACATCCTCGACGTGGTCGGGGCCATGAAGCTGTCGCTCGATCTTCCCGACGACGCCTGCGCGATCATCAAGCACACCAATCCGTGTGGTGTGGGCCGAGGTGCGAGCATGGTCGAGTCGATCGAGAACGCCCTGCGGTGCGATCCGGTCTCGGCCTTCGGCGGAATCTTCGCGTTCGGGCGCACCGTCGACGAAGAGACAGCCGAACTGCTCGCCGGCCGCTTCCTCGAAGTCGTGCTCGCGCCCGGCTACACCGAGGGTGCGCGCACGATCCTGTCGGGGAAGAAGAACCTGCGCTGGCTCGACGTCGACCGCGATCGCTTCGCGGCCCGGACACGCGGCAATCAACGTCGCTGGGGGCGGCTGGTGCTGACGCAGGACGAGGACGAGGGCTTCCCCGAACTCGAAGCGTGGAAGCTGGCGGCGGGCCCGAAGCCCGACGAGCAGCAGTTCGCCGCCGGGGAGCTCGCGTGGCGCGTGTCGAAGCACGTGAAGAGCAACGCCATCGTGCTGGCCGGAGCCCGGGGAACGCTCGGGATCGGCGCCGGTCAGATGAGCCGTGTCGACAGCAGTCGCATCGCGATCGAGAAAGCACGTCTGGCGGAGCTCGACCTGATCGGCTGCGCCGCG
The sequence above is a segment of the Candidatus Krumholzibacteriia bacterium genome. Coding sequences within it:
- a CDS encoding phosphoribosylaminoimidazolesuccinocarboxamide synthase, whose amino-acid sequence is MSRFPALVSTSELGLEPDTRGKVRELFELDDHLLIVTTDRISAFDVVMDQPVPGRGALLTQMTLAWYALLGEELHHHLVHADAASLPAPFATHAERLEGRVMFVRRAERYDIEAVVRGYLAGSGFVDYQETGRVCGHDLPAGLVRCERLPEPIFTPATKADEGHDENIGEDRAADIVGHDAMLAIKQESLSIYETARAYAASRGIIIADTKFEFGTIDGQLTLIDELLTPDSSRYWDAEQYEAGREQDSMDKQILRNHLLTLDWDRTPPPPRLDPSILERVAAGYARIFRRLFPERAEELGL
- the purH gene encoding bifunctional phosphoribosylaminoimidazolecarboxamide formyltransferase/IMP cyclohydrolase; its protein translation is MSERKRRAILSVTDKSGLVDFGRALRERNFELLASGGTARVLREAGVDVIEIAEVTGQEEILGGRVKTLHPAIHAGILAPKTDDLEGTGFEAVDLVVVNLYDFEGAMERTTDDAERVESIDIGGPSLLRAAAKNFARVTVLCEPTQYQDFLRAFDAGEGEADADFRRTCAGRVFTATAHYDERIARGLFDDGHTLRYGENPHQAATWRVDGGGGIEELGLRPNGGKELSYNNILDVVGAMKLSLDLPDDACAIIKHTNPCGVGRGASMVESIENALRCDPVSAFGGIFAFGRTVDEETAELLAGRFLEVVLAPGYTEGARTILSGKKNLRWLDVDRDRFAARTRGNQRRWGRLVLTQDEDEGFPELEAWKLAAGPKPDEQQFAAGELAWRVSKHVKSNAIVLAGARGTLGIGAGQMSRVDSSRIAIEKARLAELDLIGCAAASDGFFPFPDGVETLAEAGVRCILQPGGSIRDDEVAAAAERLGVSLLLTGTRHFRH